The following nucleotide sequence is from Euleptes europaea isolate rEulEur1 chromosome 3, rEulEur1.hap1, whole genome shotgun sequence.
tggggaagggaaggtgattgtaagcaggtttgattcttccttaagtggtagaggaagtcggcatatacaaccaactattcttcttgaTTCAAGTTCTTGCCACAGATGAGGAATAAGTTACTGCCTGATTCAGGCTGCTGTTCTTTTAACTGGAATGGTCCAATCTTCTATGATGACCACTTCAGCCCTGCTGGTGTTTAAAAAGCCCTATAAACCACTTGCTATTACTGCTGGGCCAGCAAGGATGAGGCCGTAGAATAAACGACCTTATTTTATGGTACAGTTGTACCATGTGGGGGCTTAGACTGCGGCAGAATACTACTGGCACCAGGGTGAGACTCTGACCCAGTGCCAAAGCAAACTGCCTTCCTGAGTCAACACTGTGATTCTAGCCCAAGAGCCTATAATCTGCTGTTGCTGTTATACTGCAGACCATACAATTAAGCTATTATTTAATAAACAGGCAAAGAGCAGACAAGAACAAAAGTTAAAATTCTTGATTCATACATATGCAGTGCTTGAAAATGAATGTTTTTGCTAAATTGGCAAGCTCTTTGAACTCTGACATGCTTTAAAATAGCATTGGGTCTCTTGAATTGCTGTTGCATCTGTTCTGTTGCACAACCATGTACACATTTCCCGCTGAAATTTAGCTCCATACCACCACCCAGTGGGGTTCCTTGATAAGAGATAACAAGAAAAACTTAGAAAAGCATGAAATATTTTCCCCTATAAATTAGAAGAGAGTTTTAAAGTTCTATTACAGGCTACCTTCCTTGCAAAGCACTGAGTGAGTGGAAAAAGTGATTGAGCAAATTAGTTAACAGGTTTAAAATTTTTGTTGAGTATGCTTGCTGGCCCCAAGCAAGTACAGATTTATCCAGTAGAAATCCAGTCTGCATTTTCTGATATGTAGAATATGCTTGGAACATGTAGATAATTACATTAATAAGAAATGGCCATTAGTTGAAGAGTCATTAAGACTAAGTGTATCAGCAATTATTTTTGGCCCAGATTAGCATACTTCATTGTTACACATACATGCACCCAGAACAGcatacaacataagaacataagaaaagccatgctggatcagaccaagtcccatcaagtccagcattctgttcacacagtggccaaccaggtgcctctaggaagcccacaaacaagacaactgcagcagcaccatcctgcctgtgtttcacagcacctaatatattcggcatacttctctgatcctggagagaataggtatgcatcatgactagtatccattttaactagtagccatgaatacccctctcctccatgaatatagtccactcccctattaaagccatccaagttggcaccatcatcaccacatcctggggcagggagttccacaactatgcattgtgtgaaccttttatcagctttgaatctctcaccctccagcttcagcagatgaccccgcattctagtgttatgagagggggagaaaagcttctccatgtccactctctccaaaccatgattaattttatagacctgacctctattatgtctccccttaaccgccttctttccaagctaaacagccctaagcgttttaaccgctcatcatagggcagttgctctagaccccccggccattttggttgctcttttctgcaccttctcaaagcTCTGCAATACACTTTTTAAGGTGTGTTGACcagaagtgtacacagtattccaagggtagtatgatatcagcagttttattctctattccttgtctaattatggccagaatggaatttgtctttttaaaagcagctgcacactgagttgacatcaagtgatccactaccaccccaagatccctttctaggtctgttactgccagcacaaatcccatcagtgtatatgtgaatttgggattttttgccccaatatgcatcactttatacttgctctcatttgccattttacaaGCCACTTTCCCACACGGTTATAGTCCCCCATGGCCATACAGTTCATTGTGTGCAAAATAGGAAATAGCACTTCCAGGAGGTGGCAAAAGTATTGCTTAATGTAGGGATTAGCAAAAACTGAAACATGTATTATCAGTGGCCCTCGACAACAGTGAAATTAGCTAAAATTTCAGGCAAATTGAAGTTATGCTGGAAGCGCAGTAAACAGAAGGGGATCTTTCCACTTATGGTGGTCTTGCATAGTTACATAATTTTTACAATGAGTTCATAGAAAAATAGAAGTTATTCTGATTCGTATCTTTGATTTAATGCTGAGGATTTAACTTTTAGGTGAAATCCCATCtagaatgggggaaaaaaataggGAATCCTACTACAGGAATTGGTTATTGCAGCAAGTGCCTCTAGTTCAGAAATGGAAACAGCAGTCTATTccactattgtgtgtgtgtgtgtgtgtgtgtgtgttaagtgctatcaagtcgcttctgactcatggcaacccgatgaatcaatgtcctctaaaacaccctatcattaacagccttgctcaggtcttacaaactgagggttgtggcttcctttatagtcaatccatctcatgttgggtcttcctcctttcctgcttccttcagcttttcccagcagtattgtcttttctatcaactcctgtcttctcataatatgatcaaagtacgatagcctcagtttagtcattttagcttctagggacagttcaggcttgatttgatctaagaCCCACTGATCTGTCTTTTTATTTGTCATTTATTTGGAAACAGCGACATAGTTGGCAATAAGTGTAGATGCTCCAGTTCAGCTAATACAACCACAAAGTACTGGCATTAATCTATAAAGTCCAGGATCAGGGCACTTCAAGGATTGTCTTCCATGTAGAGCCACCTGTACAGAGATCATTATTGGAAGTTCTTTTTTGTACACCTCTGCTGTATAATGGTAGCAGCCAAGAGACAGCTTTTGCCTGAGCAGCACCATGATTGTAGAATGCTACCCTACAGGACGTTTGCACAGGAACCTCTCAAATTTGACAGCTTAAAGATGACCTTTAAAGTACAAGAAATGAAATGATTTTTCTGTTTAAGATTGGCCAGTTTTTGCTAGTTCATGTATTTTTATTTGACTAGTAATTTTATTTTGACGGTGTTCAGATTGATTTTATACCAGCACTTCAGTACAGGTTATTGGTTTGTTTTTACTGATGCTGTTACAGTAACATTGTTTTAGCATTTTACATAGATTTTTGTAAGTTAGCCTGGGGCTCCTATACAGGACAGAACAACATATAATAAAAGATCCCTCTTTCACAGCCTTTAGTTTTGAAAATGTTACCTCAGCTTTTCTAATCCTTCCATCCTCTCTGCAATCCCTTAATTCAATCAAATCTTGTTGCACTTTTTATTTACCATAATAAAATGCATTGTGAAGCTTGTTCAACAGTATGCATGCAATGATAGATGAACTATTTACACTTTTGAAGCAGGAATTCCAAAGTTGTTTTGATTACCTCAGCATTATTGAGGACAATGTACTCATGGCTATTAAATAGAACAAACTCGCTTACTGGGTGTGTTTAAAAATACAATAGGACAGCTCTATGCTGCTACCCCAGGTATTTAATTATTCAGAGAACTTAAAGCAGtatttactgatatgcacatcATGAAATGAAGGAGTGATTAAATCCAAAGCCTAAGTTACATAATTCTTTTTCACCAAGGAAAAATTACTGGTTTCCTGATGTCCATGACTAAGTGAAGTGATCCAAACTTTCATTCTTATTCCTCACCCACATTCCTGTAAATAGTTTGGTCTCAAATATCTGGTTTATAGacagaaacgggggggggggggtgtgtgtctaCGAAACCCACCACAGACTGAAGCAGGACCTTGCAGTTTCTAAGCTACACATTTAGGGCAAGCAAACAAGATAAATTACACCTGCAAAATAAGTTCACTATGCAGTTGTTACCTGAACTGGTCTCTGAGGAGGGGAATTAGCTATAGAAGGGGTTCCAGAAAGGGATAACACAAAATCTTATAGTCTGTGTATACCACGGTATATCTCAGTAATGATACCCCAAAATAAAATGTAAGAAAAGAGAAGTAAACAGACacaaataattttattgtatagaaaaaaagtaaaaatgCAGAGAACCTgcacctgagaactgattccccaagcacccacacacacaagagggaGAACAGAGGAAATTTGGAAGATTCAGGAAGGGGCATACAACCTTAAATCAGATCCGGGGGTCATCGCAGCAGAAGCCTGAGGAGCAGAGCAAGGAGCCAACAAAGCAAGGAGAAATCTCTGTGGGATGCAGCAGGGGTTCTCATAAGGAAGCCAGAGTTCTGACCAGCAGAAATCTGGACCAGAGATATGAGGAACAGTTTGCTGGGGCTTTGATGGACACAAGGTCCCAGTGGGGGGTTGACTGTCATGACTTTGGATTGGGTCAAGACAAGAAGTCTGAATCATACTGGCAGGATTAAAGTTAACCGCTGTCATACTTTGGTGGAAAAAAGTGGGAAAATTACTTTGATTGGGCTATTATGAGCCCATTTTTGTGCACGGCACAAAAACCCGGGAGAAGAAAAGATGACTCCTCGATTAGGGTTGAGGGAAAATTAGTGATAAGtgtcttccttgattgagtcaccAACCTTGGGCTAAGCAGACACTTCGGGGTGTGTGAGGACATAGGGTGATGTCCTCAACCTTGAAAAGTCTTTTGTTCTTGAGAATTATATGCCACAGAGCTGTGGGAAATTGCACTTAATCTGTTttaatcccaaaccctgccttgtcCCTAGGACTGTCTGGTTCACAGGTGAACTCTAGTGCCCTTCTGAGACTCCCCAAATTTTAGATCCCCTGGCACTGAGGCTCTAAAAAGGGGTGCCTATATAAAAAAAACTAAGTCCAAAGAAAAGGGGGACCTTCTTTCTGAGAGGTCTTAGCTGGAGGAAGAGGCAAGGTCCTTACACAGCATGTAGATTTTGGCCTGTGTGTTCAATAAACATCCAGGTCTCTATCATTTCAATCCTACACATAAGACTTTGACAGCCACTATGACATTTTTTTTGTAACTTGtaagaaaatagatgctttgcaAGGCTCTGACCATATAAACATACCCTTCATCCTGAGTTGCCAGAATAATTATATGCATGCCAGTGAAGCAGGCAAACTGCAAATGCAAATTTAGTGGAAAAAACGACAATGCCAGCCAGTACCAGGACATTTCAatgatattggttcttgtgggttatccaggctgtgtaaccatggtctttgtattttctttcctgaggtttcgccagcagctgtggcaggcatcttcagaggagtaacactgaaagacagtgtcctttgaagatgcctgccacagctgctggcgaaacgtcaggaaagaaaataccaagaccatggttacacagcccggataacccacaagaaccaatgaactctgaccgtgaaagccttcgattaCAATGATAATTTGTCTATTTAGACCACTACAAACACTTTCAGAGCAGGCCACTCATTTCTCCTGAAAACAATCCGTATTAAAAAACAGAGGATTGATTTATCTAAAAAGCAGCGATAGAATAGTTTCAATTACATGGTGTATTTTTATTAGCACCCAtcttaaaaataaatgttcatgGTTTTTGCATGATCTTCTTAAGGAGGTACTCTACTTGCACGTTTAGATTTGGCTGTCCTTTTTTAGTCCTTTTACTTAATATTTTATAtgcttccattttcttttgtttgtaaAGCTTCtgagctttctctctctcttccttcctttttttggcAGCCTGAAATAAAAGTGAGCAAATTAAAATCAGTACAAAAACATGACCCTAATCCTTGAGCCAGTAGGTATGCCTGCATTCACTTTCATCTTGCTCCTTCACATTTAGAAGTGAGAAGTACAGCTTTGTGAAGCTTTGTGGAAAGAGCagcacttttttttgccatcaaatcacatctgatttatgatgaccccaggTGGgactttcaaggtaagagacattcagaggtcgtttgccattggaTGCCTCCTcatcacaatcctggtattccttggaggtctcccatccaaatacttgccaggatcaaccctgcttagccttcaACTATATGTGGGAGGAATAACCATGCTTCAGAGAGCTGAGAAGTCATAGTGCACTTCCAGAATTCACCCCAGGAGACCAAAAGGCATCTGTTGGTTGAACAAACAACTGCCACTGATGATTCTCTCCTGTTTCTGAAGCATCATAGAGAGCAAAACAATTAACACATCATTCAGATATAGCCGCTAGGTTAAGGATTCAACATAAGACTTACACACCTCTTTTTTCATATCCCTCTTAGCCTTTATTTGTTCATATTCTTCTTTTGCTTTCTGGTTTGAAGTTTTTGCTTTAAGCTTTCTCTTCATGATGTGGAACCTGGGATAGGCAAGAATTTGCCAAATGAAAGTTAATGACTTGGAAATAATCTTCTATGTTTCTTCACAGATACAGAATAGACTTCGGTCATGCAGGTATTAAGCAAGATGCAAAATGGCATTCTCTCAATCTGGAAAACACATGATAGATTTTGATTAGCAGGACAAATTTAGGATGGAGTCCTGAGCACATTACTTGAAAGTAAATACTACTGAAGTCTATGTAATTCTTTAGGCAAGCATAATTGAATCAGACTTAACCACAATCATTACTATTTTTGAATACTTGCTTCATCCTAAAAATGATGGACTGTTGTTTGACAGATTGCTTGAGATAATATTGGTTCTTCAAAAttctttatttaaacaattttttGCAGCAATAGGGCTTGTGTTATATGGTATAGGTGCTCATCTAGCTCTATTAATTTAAATGTACAGCCATGAAATAAATCAGTAAAGAAATGAAGTAACTGTTGTAAGACAACATTTGAAGAAAAATGAATAAGATCTTTGTGAACTAGCAAGGGCTTTTGATTCTTTATTTGCCACAAAAGATGTAAGCCTACTGCCTCCAAATATGAAACTTTTACTTAGCTAAAAGACTTGATTAACTGTTCCCCATAAATAATCTAACTTTCAGAAGAGCTGCACTCATAACGTATCTGCCTTTGAGAAGAGCTGAGCTCACCTTTCTCCTATTCAAGGGCAGCCTTCAATCAGGATGTGAAAGCAGAGCAACTAACTCCTGAGTGACAGAACAATTTACATTTTCTCTATGTAACTGTACTTTGATCTAAACACCCAATGAAAAATATAAAGCTCAAAAGAATACTTCATTTGCTATATGTTACCTTATCCACTGAACTAAACTTAAAATTCTAAGAACATCACTCTGTGTAGAAAAATTATAACCAAGCAACACCTGCTTTACACACTTACAAAGGAATTACAGTGAAATAACTTACTTGGTTGTACTGATACTGGTTTCTTCCAATAGAACTGGATCATTATCTTTAGGCTTACGTTGTTCTTTAAGCATTTTCTCTTCAGCTAAATAAAGATGCTTCAAGTGTTCTGGATAATTCTCTGTATACCCAACGCTCTTCTGGGAGTTAGTGTATTTTTCCTTTTTCAATAACTTCTTGTAATCTCGTTGAATCTTTTGCTTTCTCCAGAAGGCAAATCCTTGTCCTGAAATCATGAAAAAATAAATTCATGCACCATGGAATAATATCTTTCAGcttataaaaaaaaacatgagGAAAAATGGggttaaaatattaataaataaaataatgaactATCGTATTAGAGTAGACAACACAACAACGCTGAAATACATTTCCCCGCTAGTGATATGTGTACCTAGTACCTTTTAAATATTGATGGcatttttcaattttttattCTCAAGAGAAAACTTATAATGAAAGCTGACTTTAAGACAATGATGACtgaaaatacaaaaacattaactGAATACATCCCAGAAGCACTAGCAGTATCATTGCTACTTTTAATTTCCAGACCAAAACCATTCCCTTAGACATCTAAACTGGGCCTGTTTTTAGAGATAACTAACCCAAAGGCAGAACTATACCAGTGTAGAAGTTGGGGACGTAACCACCCATGGCTACAAATTAAGCTAAACAGGACACTTTAACAGCATCACCACATCCAGCCTTTCACAAACTAACGTTCATCTACACATATAATACAGAACCTATAATTAACCTAGTCTTTTTATATAAAGTTCCCATTATTACATTATACACCAGAATTTCTACACAGTGACCCATGTCACTAGATTATAAAAGTGAAGCACAGCAAATATGCAGACGCAAATCAACGGGGCAGGCTCTAGCAAACACAATCTCAAATCTCAGTACTGTATTTGTAAAATGAGGGCAAAAATTAGCAACGGCAAGTCTCAGCAAGTTTGCTAACGAGCAAGCCCCACTTTCAAATCAGTTGGGACTTGACTTCGACCACGTTTAGGTGCTGGCTGAAAACTTGTAGAGGACGCCGATGGGTGCACAGTAAAGGGGAGGGGCAGAAACAGGTCAAGAAGCCATATTAGCCAGTCCCAGCGGGAACTCAAAGCGATAAGCAAACCTCCCTCGGGGGGCTATTACTTACCCTCCTGGACACTCCCCCTCACCGCACGTGGATCTCGTCTCCATGGCTGTTTCCGATTACGCGGAACGTGCGAACTCTGCGCTCCCGCGTTCCTCTTTTGCCCCGGAGCCTCCCGGCTCCTCGCTACCGGCGCCATCGCGCAGTCACCCTTTGCCTCAGTCGCAGCCCGACTACGTCATCAAGCACGCGCCAGCTTAGCCTTTTTCTGGTGGGAGAGGCGGGAAAGGCTTCAATCGGCGTTTGATTCCTTTTGTCTGCCTAGAAGCGGCTCTTGTAAAAATACTtggaagggtggggaggggggagatgctcCGTGCGTAGAGACGGACTCACCCTGTAACGATAAGGCCACCTAAATCAAACGCCGAACTAGGGCACGAAGACGAGCCTTCCCACTCGCTATGTCGCGGAGCGC
It contains:
- the CCDC59 gene encoding thyroid transcription factor 1-associated protein 26, with the translated sequence MAPVARSREAPGQKRNAGAQSSHVPRNRKQPWRRDPRAVRGSVQEGQGFAFWRKQKIQRDYKKLLKKEKYTNSQKSVGYTENYPEHLKHLYLAEEKMLKEQRKPKDNDPVLLEETSISTTKFHIMKRKLKAKTSNQKAKEEYEQIKAKRDMKKEAAKKRKEEREKAQKLYKQKKMEAYKILSKRTKKGQPNLNVQVEYLLKKIMQKP